In Halobacteroides halobius DSM 5150, the genomic window TCCAGCAAAGATACAACCTAGTACAATCCATAAAAAAGCAGCTGGGCCAAATAAAGCCCCCATTACTGCACCATAAATTGGCCCTAGACCAGCAATATTTAGTAATTGAATTAAAAATGCTCTAGGCCAACTCATCGCTATATAATCCACTCCATCACTTTTAGTGTGAGCTGGTGTTTCTTTTGTTTTCTCTGCTCCAAAAATTTTTGTTACAAAATTACCATAAAAGATATAACCAGCTATTAAGATTAATATTCCACCAAGATATGATAACACTAGTAACTCCCCCTTTTACTTTATAAGTTTAGAGGTTATAAACTTATAAAACTTATATCCGTTATTCATATTATACAATGGTTAATTTTTTAAATAATAATTTTAAACTGAATAACAGAAATCAGGGGCTGAATTACATTATACACTACTAAAAAAATAATCCCCTAGCTAGGAGATTATAGATTAAATATACTCTTGATTTTTTCTACCTTAGCTCTACTAACCGGAACTTTAATTTCTCCTTGATTATCCATCACAACTTGATATTTTCCTTTAAACCAAGGAATTACTTCCTTAACATGCTTTAAATTAATCAAAAAACTACGATGAACTCTAAGAAATTGAGTAGTTGGTAGTTTTTCTTCTAAGTCTTTTAAAGTAAAATCAACTTCATATTCTTGCTTATACGTTTTTACATACACTTTACAATTACGAGTATGAAAAACTATAAGTTCAGTATAAGGAATCAATTTAATTCTACTTCGTTTACCTTTAACTGGCAATTTTTTAATTTTAGCAATTTCATTATCATCTTGAGGTAGTTTATTAAATAAAGCTTCTATCTTATTTTCTAGTAGTTGCTGCTGATTACTAAAGTAATAGTCTTTAACTCGCTTTATAGTCTCTACTAATCTATCTTGTTCATAAGGTTTTAAAATATAATCAATAGCTTCCACTTCAAAAGCTTGCAGAGCATATTCATCAT contains:
- a CDS encoding LytR/AlgR family response regulator transcription factor, with amino-acid sequence MNRLKTVIVEDELPARNELSFLLEEIDDVKLIGSAKDGLEILEIIKEKEPDLVFLDIQLPGKTGLEVAQEIKKLEKKTIIVFLTAYDEYALQAFEVEAIDYILKPYEQDRLVETIKRVKDYYFSNQQQLLENKIEALFNKLPQDDNEIAKIKKLPVKGKRSRIKLIPYTELIVFHTRNCKVYVKTYKQEYEVDFTLKDLEEKLPTTQFLRVHRSFLINLKHVKEVIPWFKGKYQVVMDNQGEIKVPVSRAKVEKIKSIFNL